In one window of Pseudoalteromonas espejiana DSM 9414 DNA:
- a CDS encoding KpsF/GutQ family sugar-phosphate isomerase translates to MAELNFIEQGLRVLNIERQALNDITQYVDKNFNQACQLMFDCQGRIIVIGMGKSGHIGNKIAATLASTGSPAFFVHPGEASHGDLGMITKNDVVMLISNSGETSEVLNIIPVLKRLGAKIISMTGSPLSTMATLADVHVCIKVEQEACSLGLAPTASTTATLAMGDAMAVALLEARGFTADDFALSHPGGSLGKRLLLTLKDVMHSGKNTPMIGVAQTIKDALIEMSAKGLGMTAIVDNKQQLAGLFTDGDLRRILEQRIDIHTTAISEVMTKSCTTATADMLAAEALNIMENKRINGLIVVNEQNQPVGALNMQDLLKAGVL, encoded by the coding sequence ATGGCAGAACTTAATTTTATTGAGCAAGGTTTACGAGTTTTAAATATTGAGCGCCAAGCACTCAACGATATTACCCAATACGTAGATAAAAACTTTAATCAAGCTTGTCAGCTAATGTTTGATTGCCAAGGCCGTATTATTGTAATTGGCATGGGTAAATCTGGGCACATTGGCAATAAAATAGCAGCAACACTTGCAAGTACTGGCAGCCCGGCTTTTTTTGTTCACCCTGGTGAAGCAAGTCATGGCGACTTAGGTATGATCACTAAAAATGATGTAGTTATGCTTATATCTAACTCAGGTGAAACCAGTGAAGTACTCAATATTATTCCGGTACTTAAACGCTTAGGCGCTAAAATTATATCAATGACAGGCAGCCCGCTCTCTACTATGGCAACCCTTGCCGATGTACACGTATGCATAAAAGTAGAACAAGAAGCTTGCTCATTAGGGTTGGCACCAACAGCCAGTACCACAGCAACTTTAGCAATGGGCGATGCCATGGCTGTTGCGCTATTAGAAGCTCGCGGCTTTACTGCCGATGACTTTGCTCTTTCTCACCCAGGTGGTAGCTTAGGTAAGCGATTATTACTTACCTTAAAAGATGTAATGCACAGTGGTAAAAACACCCCTATGATAGGTGTAGCGCAAACAATTAAAGATGCCCTTATTGAAATGTCTGCTAAAGGGCTTGGTATGACCGCTATAGTTGATAACAAGCAACAACTAGCAGGGCTTTTTACTGATGGTGACTTACGCCGTATTTTAGAGCAACGTATAGATATACATACTACGGCTATAAGCGAAGTGATGACCAAGTCTTGCACTACAGCCACTGCCGACATGCTCGCAGCAGAAGCACTAAATATAATGGAAAATAAGCGGATTAATGGTTTAATCGTAGTTAATGAGCAAAACCAGCCTGTTGGCGCCTTAAATATGCAAGACCTATTAAAAGCAGGAGTATTATAA
- the rapZ gene encoding RNase adapter RapZ, whose translation MELIIISGRSGSGKSVALRVVEDLGYYCVDNIPVNLLPSLVRSVSDNYDKIAVSIDVRNIPKQQDEFNDILEYLPDFAKPTLFYLDSDDQTLIKRFSETRRLHPLSIDSLPLDLAIKKEKELLDVLVTRADFMLDTTDLSVHQLAESIREKILGKKDKQLIVTFESFGFKHGIPKEADYVFDARFLPNPHWEPELKPLTGLDQPVKDFLANHSIVQKFTWQIQTFVQTWLPHLERNNRSYLTIAIGCTGGQHRSVYLAQAIGESFAMTHPNVKIRHREQEK comes from the coding sequence ATGGAGTTGATTATCATAAGCGGCCGTTCTGGTTCAGGAAAGTCGGTTGCTTTGCGCGTAGTTGAAGATTTGGGTTATTATTGCGTAGATAATATTCCGGTAAACTTACTGCCCTCTTTGGTACGCAGCGTATCAGATAACTACGACAAAATAGCGGTCAGTATTGATGTGCGTAATATCCCAAAACAACAAGACGAATTCAACGATATTCTTGAATACCTTCCTGACTTTGCAAAACCAACACTGTTTTACTTAGATAGTGACGATCAAACACTGATCAAACGCTTTTCTGAAACGCGCCGCTTACACCCTCTATCAATTGATTCGTTACCACTTGATTTAGCAATAAAAAAAGAAAAAGAACTGCTTGATGTGTTGGTCACACGCGCCGATTTTATGCTTGATACCACTGATTTAAGTGTGCACCAATTAGCCGAATCTATCCGTGAAAAAATACTGGGTAAAAAAGATAAACAACTTATTGTGACGTTTGAATCTTTTGGGTTTAAACATGGTATTCCAAAAGAAGCTGATTATGTATTTGATGCTCGCTTTTTGCCAAACCCGCACTGGGAGCCAGAATTAAAGCCTTTAACAGGGCTCGATCAGCCTGTAAAAGACTTTTTAGCAAATCACAGCATAGTGCAAAAATTCACCTGGCAAATTCAAACCTTTGTACAAACTTGGTTACCGCATTTAGAGCGTAACAACCGCAGTTATTTAACAATTGCTATAGGTTGTACTGGCGGGCAACATCGCTCGGTGTATTTGGCACAAGCCATTGGTGAAAGCTTTGCTATGACGCACCCTAATGTAAAAATTCGTCATCGTGAGCAAGAAAAATAA
- a CDS encoding zinc-dependent metalloprotease encodes MKKIPLISYILFTVLCSIITQAHAAIKSIDEFTAQMNHFPGYFSFFYDTQNGKVYVKVDKLEQQFLLQQSLPYGIGSNDIGLDRGQLGNTHLVQFERFGDKVMLRAVNTYYRANTSNKAEQQSIKEAFASSILAGFKVVAQDKTTALIDYTPYLLSDVHGVSRKLAARKQGNFSLDESRSAVYMGRSKAFVKNTELEAVLTFKGTKPGEFVRQVSADPYALTVHMHHSLIKLPDDNYTPRKFNPQSGFWSIEHKDYAAALGESMFVRYIPRHRLAKKDPSLPISEPVEPIIYYLDPGVPEPVKSALLEGGKWWNDAFSAAGYKNAFIVKVLPSNADPMDIRYNVIQWVHRATRGWSYGSSVIDPRTGEILKGHVTLGSLRIRQDILIAEALAAPYLKGNEVAKNLQAMALDRIRQLSAHEIGHTLGISHNFAASVGDRASVMDYPHPLLSFDEQGNLDVTRGYAKGMGAWDTQVIKYGYSDFTNQDESAELAAILKENKAKGLEFISDSDARAKGGAHPTAHLWDNGVNPSQELLRVLSVRKKALSQFGINNIKTGDALSQLEEKLVPLYLFHRYQIEAAVKLIAGVNYEYELRNDAPAKGAQVVAKEQQQEAVNAILATLKPTNLLLPESVLALIPPKAYGESKSRESIAGRTGLTLDAMALPEVAAQHSLSLLLNPQRLNRLAQQQARNIQFYSLDELLEQLYSQVFNVSAPNTMKGKITQRVQFLTAKTMADLVASDKVSPEVQAQLRYYLVTLSEDFNQNSMLSHTSSGESAFKQYLVEQIKLFLKEGKWPKNFTDLPIPPGSPI; translated from the coding sequence ATGAAAAAAATACCACTTATAAGTTACATACTCTTTACTGTGCTGTGCTCTATCATAACCCAAGCGCACGCAGCAATTAAGTCTATAGATGAATTTACTGCGCAAATGAACCACTTCCCAGGTTACTTTTCGTTTTTTTACGATACCCAAAACGGCAAAGTTTATGTAAAAGTAGACAAGCTAGAGCAGCAGTTTTTACTTCAGCAAAGCTTACCTTATGGTATTGGCTCAAACGATATTGGCCTTGATAGGGGCCAACTTGGTAATACGCACCTTGTACAGTTTGAGCGTTTTGGCGATAAAGTAATGCTGCGCGCTGTAAATACTTACTATCGTGCTAATACCTCAAATAAAGCTGAGCAGCAAAGTATTAAAGAGGCATTTGCATCAAGTATCCTAGCGGGCTTTAAAGTAGTTGCACAAGATAAAACCACCGCACTGATTGACTACACGCCGTACTTATTGAGCGATGTGCACGGGGTTAGTCGAAAATTGGCTGCACGTAAACAGGGTAACTTTAGCCTTGATGAATCACGAAGTGCTGTGTACATGGGTCGCTCAAAAGCGTTTGTAAAAAACACCGAGCTTGAAGCTGTACTCACCTTTAAAGGCACAAAGCCGGGTGAATTTGTTCGCCAAGTTAGTGCCGACCCATATGCACTTACTGTGCATATGCATCATTCACTGATTAAACTACCTGATGATAACTACACGCCGCGTAAGTTTAATCCCCAATCTGGCTTTTGGAGTATTGAGCATAAAGACTATGCAGCTGCGCTTGGTGAGTCTATGTTTGTTCGCTATATACCGCGCCATCGCTTAGCTAAAAAAGATCCAAGTTTACCTATTAGTGAACCCGTAGAGCCTATTATTTACTACCTAGACCCTGGCGTTCCTGAGCCTGTCAAAAGCGCTTTACTAGAAGGCGGTAAATGGTGGAATGATGCATTTTCTGCTGCAGGGTACAAAAACGCATTTATAGTAAAAGTATTGCCAAGTAATGCAGATCCTATGGATATTCGTTACAACGTAATTCAGTGGGTGCACCGTGCTACACGTGGTTGGTCATACGGAAGCTCTGTAATCGACCCTCGCACAGGTGAAATATTAAAAGGGCATGTAACGCTTGGTTCACTGCGTATACGCCAAGATATATTAATTGCCGAGGCACTTGCCGCCCCCTATTTAAAAGGTAATGAGGTCGCTAAGAATTTACAGGCTATGGCGCTTGATCGTATTCGCCAATTGAGTGCACACGAAATTGGCCACACTTTAGGGATTTCTCATAACTTTGCCGCATCAGTAGGTGATAGAGCCTCTGTTATGGATTACCCGCACCCGCTACTTAGCTTTGATGAGCAAGGCAACCTAGATGTAACCCGTGGCTATGCAAAAGGCATGGGCGCATGGGATACCCAAGTAATTAAATATGGCTACAGCGACTTTACCAATCAAGACGAAAGCGCTGAACTGGCAGCAATATTAAAAGAGAATAAAGCCAAAGGCCTTGAGTTTATATCCGACAGTGACGCGCGAGCAAAAGGTGGCGCTCACCCAACAGCCCATTTATGGGATAACGGTGTAAACCCATCACAGGAGCTTTTAAGAGTGCTTAGTGTGCGTAAAAAAGCGCTTTCGCAGTTTGGAATAAATAACATTAAAACGGGTGATGCACTCTCGCAATTAGAAGAAAAGTTAGTACCGCTTTATTTGTTTCACCGCTATCAAATTGAAGCTGCAGTTAAGTTAATTGCAGGTGTCAATTATGAGTACGAACTACGAAATGATGCGCCTGCAAAAGGCGCACAAGTTGTTGCTAAAGAGCAGCAACAAGAAGCCGTGAACGCTATTTTAGCCACGCTTAAGCCAACCAATTTATTATTACCTGAATCGGTGTTAGCGCTTATTCCGCCAAAAGCATATGGGGAGTCTAAATCACGCGAAAGCATAGCAGGGCGTACAGGCTTAACGCTTGATGCTATGGCACTACCTGAAGTAGCTGCGCAGCATAGTTTATCGCTTTTATTAAACCCGCAGCGCTTAAATCGGTTAGCGCAGCAACAGGCACGCAATATTCAATTTTATAGCTTAGATGAGTTGCTAGAGCAGCTTTATAGCCAAGTGTTTAATGTATCTGCGCCTAATACTATGAAAGGAAAAATTACTCAGCGCGTGCAATTTTTAACTGCAAAAACAATGGCTGATTTAGTTGCAAGCGATAAAGTGAGCCCAGAAGTACAAGCGCAGCTACGTTATTATTTAGTTACGCTGAGTGAAGATTTTAATCAAAACTCAATGTTGAGCCATACAAGTAGCGGAGAAAGTGCTTTTAAGCAGTATTTAGTTGAGCAAATAAAGCTATTTTTAAAAGAGGGAAAATGGCCTAAAAACTTTACTGATTTACCTATACCGCCAGGTTCACCAATTTAA
- the hpf gene encoding ribosome hibernation promoting factor: MQLNLTGRHVEVTESLKDYVNNKFAKLERHSDHISNVHVILDVEKLNQKAEATIHVSGADLFASTEHQDMYAAIDSLIDKLDRQVIKHKEKLARH; the protein is encoded by the coding sequence ATGCAACTAAACCTAACTGGTCGTCACGTAGAAGTAACTGAATCACTTAAAGACTATGTAAATAATAAATTTGCAAAGCTGGAAAGGCACTCAGATCATATTAGCAATGTGCATGTCATTCTCGATGTAGAAAAACTCAACCAAAAAGCTGAAGCGACAATTCATGTAAGTGGCGCAGACTTATTTGCCTCTACAGAGCACCAAGATATGTATGCCGCAATAGACTCGTTGATTGATAAACTCGATCGCCAAGTTATTAAACATAAAGAGAAGCTCGCTAGACACTAA
- a CDS encoding PTS sugar transporter subunit IIA, with protein sequence MKLSTLVCQDCSKAAVLFSSKKRILEFISELAHEKLPYLPQQDILNALASREKLGSTGIGRGIAIPHGRMGGVEEPLALVLVSDTPVNFDAIDNCPVDIFVALIVPDGDNQQHLKTLATIADKLSNKEFCKQLRSAKTDAELYNVIVEQS encoded by the coding sequence ATGAAATTAAGTACATTAGTATGCCAGGACTGCAGCAAAGCTGCGGTCCTTTTTAGTAGTAAAAAAAGAATTTTAGAATTCATTAGCGAACTCGCTCATGAAAAATTACCTTATTTACCACAGCAAGATATTCTCAACGCATTAGCAAGCAGAGAAAAACTAGGTAGCACAGGTATTGGCCGAGGAATCGCGATTCCTCATGGCAGAATGGGTGGCGTAGAAGAGCCGCTTGCATTAGTACTTGTTAGCGATACACCTGTTAACTTTGATGCGATAGATAACTGCCCGGTTGATATTTTTGTGGCACTCATCGTACCAGATGGTGATAACCAGCAGCACCTAAAGACTCTAGCAACTATAGCTGATAAACTGAGCAACAAAGAATTTTGTAAACAGCTACGCAGTGCAAAAACCGATGCTGAGCTGTATAACGTTATTGTTGAACAATCGTAG
- the mgtE gene encoding magnesium transporter gives MPEAFEQDYPLQQLKQVTKSLNSGQFVQVRRMLAKTAPCDTALLLESSPHKIRRMLWQLVDPDVQGDVLEELSEDVRLGIIAQMEPEHIAAATEDMGHDDLGEVLRSLPDTVYKDVVGAMDTQDRERATQALSYQERSAGALMNTDTVTIRPDVTLDVVLRYIRLRGELPEGTDDLYVVDKHNCFLGALSLSTLLTNPPEKIVRDLMDEDCESIPISMDESEVAQLFERHNWISAPVVDDNAHLLGRVTIDDIVDVIREDAEHSLLSLAGLDDEEDTFAPVLKSSKKRSVWLGVNLLTALAAAFVASFFESTLDILPILAVLNGIVPSMGGVAGSQSLTLVIRGIAVGHINQTNQRFLMAKELAIGALNGVIWSLLIAGVIALWQWDFMLGGVLAFAMFMNLVVAGVAGACIPILLKKMNIDPALAGSVVLTTVTDIVGIFAFLGTATWLLV, from the coding sequence ATGCCAGAAGCGTTTGAACAAGACTACCCACTGCAACAATTAAAACAGGTGACTAAATCACTTAATAGTGGGCAATTTGTTCAAGTAAGACGCATGCTAGCAAAAACGGCCCCGTGTGATACTGCCCTTTTACTCGAATCCTCACCACATAAAATTAGACGCATGCTTTGGCAGCTGGTTGACCCAGATGTACAAGGTGATGTGCTAGAAGAGCTCTCTGAGGATGTACGTTTAGGTATTATTGCGCAGATGGAGCCTGAACACATTGCCGCTGCCACCGAGGATATGGGGCACGATGATTTAGGTGAAGTACTACGTAGTCTCCCTGATACTGTCTATAAAGATGTTGTTGGGGCTATGGACACCCAAGACCGTGAAAGAGCCACTCAGGCTCTTTCATACCAAGAGCGCTCAGCGGGTGCGTTAATGAACACCGATACGGTGACCATTCGCCCAGACGTTACACTTGATGTAGTACTGCGTTATATAAGGCTCAGAGGTGAGCTGCCAGAAGGCACTGATGATTTATACGTTGTTGATAAACATAATTGCTTTTTAGGCGCATTATCGCTCAGTACACTTTTAACTAATCCACCTGAAAAAATAGTACGAGATTTAATGGATGAAGACTGTGAGTCGATTCCTATTTCTATGGATGAAAGTGAGGTTGCTCAGTTATTTGAGCGTCATAACTGGATATCTGCACCGGTAGTTGATGATAACGCACACTTGCTAGGGCGTGTTACCATTGATGATATTGTTGATGTAATACGTGAAGACGCTGAGCATAGCTTATTAAGCTTAGCGGGTCTTGATGATGAAGAAGACACCTTTGCACCGGTTTTAAAAAGCTCGAAAAAACGTTCTGTATGGTTAGGGGTTAACTTACTAACCGCCCTTGCAGCTGCATTTGTAGCAAGCTTTTTCGAAAGTACCCTCGATATACTGCCAATCTTAGCCGTGCTTAACGGTATTGTGCCCTCAATGGGGGGCGTAGCGGGTAGCCAATCTTTAACTTTGGTTATACGTGGTATTGCCGTGGGCCATATAAACCAAACCAATCAACGCTTTTTAATGGCAAAAGAGCTCGCTATTGGCGCATTAAATGGTGTTATTTGGTCTCTACTTATTGCCGGTGTTATTGCATTATGGCAGTGGGACTTTATGTTAGGTGGCGTGCTCGCGTTCGCGATGTTTATGAATTTAGTTGTAGCCGGTGTAGCGGGTGCATGTATTCCTATTTTACTGAAAAAAATGAATATAGACCCAGCACTTGCCGGCAGTGTAGTGCTTACAACGGTAACCGATATAGTTGGTATTTTTGCCTTTTTAGGCACAGCCACATGGCTACTTGTATAA
- a CDS encoding HPr family phosphocarrier protein, translated as MRCEDTFLIKNKLGLHARAATVLAQLAVQFDATITLHQDDKEAAGDSVLALMLLESSKGKEVKVVCEGPDSEQALHAVGQLIAQRFNEQE; from the coding sequence ATGCGCTGTGAAGACACGTTTTTAATAAAAAACAAATTAGGCTTACACGCCAGAGCTGCAACGGTGCTTGCACAATTAGCCGTGCAATTTGATGCTACAATAACCTTACATCAAGATGATAAAGAAGCCGCTGGTGATAGCGTATTAGCCTTAATGCTACTCGAAAGTAGTAAAGGTAAAGAAGTTAAAGTTGTATGTGAAGGCCCAGACTCAGAACAAGCTCTCCACGCTGTTGGGCAGTTAATTGCACAACGATTTAACGAACAAGAATAA
- the lptB gene encoding LPS export ABC transporter ATP-binding protein, which produces MSTLKAELLAKSYKGRQVVKNVGLEVQAGSIVGLLGPNGAGKTTTFYMIVGLVPSDKGKISIDDNDITLLPMHSRARLGIGYLPQESSIFRKLTVYQNLMAILETRKELNKAAREETLNNLLDEFSIQHIRDSQGMALSGGERRRVEIARALAANPKFILLDEPFAGVDPISVLDIKKIIEHLKNRGIGVLITDHNVRETLDVCEKAYIVSHGELIASGTPEHVLNDKTVRDVYLGEQFRL; this is translated from the coding sequence ATGAGTACCTTAAAAGCAGAATTACTAGCAAAAAGCTATAAAGGTCGCCAAGTTGTAAAAAACGTTGGGTTAGAAGTTCAAGCAGGTAGTATTGTTGGCTTACTAGGCCCTAATGGTGCAGGTAAAACCACCACGTTTTACATGATTGTAGGCCTAGTTCCTAGCGATAAAGGTAAAATTTCAATAGATGATAACGACATTACGTTATTACCTATGCACAGCCGTGCTCGCTTAGGTATTGGCTATTTACCACAAGAGTCATCAATTTTTAGAAAGTTAACAGTTTATCAAAACTTAATGGCGATTTTAGAAACGCGAAAAGAGCTTAATAAAGCCGCTAGAGAAGAAACGCTTAACAACCTACTTGATGAGTTTAGTATTCAGCACATTCGCGACAGCCAAGGTATGGCGCTTTCTGGTGGCGAACGTCGCCGCGTTGAAATTGCCCGCGCATTAGCCGCAAATCCTAAATTTATTTTATTGGATGAGCCTTTTGCTGGTGTTGATCCAATTTCAGTGTTAGATATAAAGAAAATAATTGAACATCTTAAAAATCGTGGGATTGGGGTACTAATTACCGATCACAACGTAAGAGAAACCCTTGATGTTTGTGAAAAAGCCTACATTGTTTCTCATGGGGAGCTAATTGCATCTGGCACTCCAGAACACGTATTAAACGACAAAACTGTGCGCGATGTTTACTTAGGCGAGCAATTTAGGCTGTAA
- the lptA gene encoding lipopolysaccharide transport periplasmic protein LptA, with amino-acid sequence MTNKLTKILIIPSLVLAFSASSAEPETPPPANQISISADRQEGQLKENVGIFEKNVEIVHGSRKITADRLEVHKREDLGDNKQLLIATGSPAYFEEKQDDGTIMSASANEVRYDVAKRFLTLVGDAEVAQAGQKINAKSITYDMEQQLISAEKDENSTDRVHTILVPVEAKPEDKTGNEGQP; translated from the coding sequence ATGACCAATAAACTTACTAAAATTTTAATAATTCCATCGTTAGTGCTGGCTTTTAGCGCCTCTTCAGCTGAACCTGAAACACCGCCACCTGCGAACCAAATTTCAATTAGTGCAGACCGCCAAGAAGGTCAACTAAAAGAAAATGTAGGTATTTTTGAAAAAAATGTAGAAATTGTACATGGTAGCCGCAAAATTACAGCCGACCGTCTTGAAGTGCATAAACGCGAAGACTTAGGTGATAACAAGCAATTACTAATTGCCACAGGCAGCCCTGCATACTTTGAAGAAAAACAAGACGATGGCACTATAATGAGCGCCAGTGCTAACGAAGTTCGCTACGATGTAGCTAAGCGTTTTTTAACCCTTGTAGGTGATGCAGAAGTTGCCCAAGCGGGTCAAAAAATTAATGCAAAAAGCATTACCTATGACATGGAACAACAGCTAATTAGCGCTGAAAAAGACGAAAACTCAACAGATCGCGTACACACTATTTTAGTACCTGTTGAAGCAAAACCAGAAGATAAAACAGGTAACGAAGGCCAACCATGA
- the kdsC gene encoding 3-deoxy-manno-octulosonate-8-phosphatase KdsC: MQFEDLYQPLSDDAKARAKKVKLLICDIDGVFSDGRIYLGNQGEELKAFNTKDGFGVKSLINSGFEVAVITGRHSKIVQTRMSSLTVQHIYQGQEDKLIAYQELKNTLNLTDEQIAYIGDDGPDMPVMEQVGFAVAVNDAHPLIKRLSHYTTQMPGGFGAVRELTDLLMLENGIALTTQGTSS; the protein is encoded by the coding sequence ATGCAATTTGAAGATCTCTATCAACCGCTAAGCGATGATGCAAAAGCACGCGCCAAAAAAGTAAAACTACTCATATGCGATATTGATGGTGTATTTTCTGACGGCCGTATTTACTTAGGTAATCAAGGTGAAGAGTTAAAAGCATTTAATACAAAAGACGGCTTTGGCGTTAAATCCCTTATTAATAGCGGCTTTGAGGTTGCTGTAATTACCGGACGCCACTCAAAAATAGTGCAAACACGCATGAGCAGTTTAACAGTACAGCATATTTATCAGGGCCAAGAAGATAAACTCATTGCTTATCAAGAGCTCAAAAACACATTAAATTTAACCGACGAGCAAATAGCTTACATAGGCGACGATGGCCCAGACATGCCAGTAATGGAGCAAGTAGGTTTTGCCGTCGCGGTTAACGATGCCCACCCGCTTATTAAGCGCTTATCGCATTACACCACGCAAATGCCTGGCGGCTTTGGCGCAGTAAGAGAGCTGACCGACTTACTAATGCTCGAAAACGGTATTGCACTAACTACCCAAGGCACCAGTTCATGA
- the lptC gene encoding LPS export ABC transporter periplasmic protein LptC, protein MNAARVILSALFIGCMVWLWYPYFSQTNVAPEQEPEIIAKPDYTAIELKQTSYDEQGKINHKVTAAKMELYQQLGFTFFEKPIFTLYNEKQTWRINADEATLYEDKQLILEGNVVAKNLVDNAMIDNINADNIEVDIKALTMRSEQPVVVTGPSLKIVGKGLEADLKTEVIKLINHTRTIYYDQ, encoded by the coding sequence ATGAATGCAGCACGCGTTATACTCAGCGCGCTATTCATCGGCTGTATGGTTTGGCTTTGGTACCCTTATTTTAGTCAAACAAATGTTGCTCCCGAACAAGAGCCGGAGATTATAGCTAAACCCGACTACACCGCCATAGAGCTAAAGCAAACCTCTTACGATGAGCAAGGTAAAATAAATCACAAAGTGACTGCAGCTAAAATGGAGCTGTACCAACAACTTGGGTTTACCTTTTTTGAAAAACCAATTTTTACCCTATATAACGAAAAACAAACGTGGCGTATAAATGCTGACGAAGCCACCTTATATGAAGACAAACAACTTATTTTAGAAGGCAATGTAGTTGCCAAAAATTTAGTTGATAACGCCATGATAGATAACATTAATGCCGACAACATCGAAGTCGACATTAAAGCGCTAACAATGCGCTCAGAGCAACCGGTGGTTGTAACTGGACCCAGCTTAAAAATTGTCGGTAAAGGCCTAGAAGCCGATTTAAAAACCGAAGTAATAAAACTAATTAACCATACGCGAACAATATATTATGACCAATAA
- a CDS encoding RNA polymerase factor sigma-54, protein MRQSLQLRMGQQLTMTPQLQQAIRLLQLSTLDLQQEIQEALDSNPLLEVEEQDYTEDSAGKNEQKADTDDVTVSASTDDSASEYEQDSGEALNKDTVSDDMAMDVTWDEYMSAAPAASSGPMPEDESIYQGASTETLHEYLMWQLQLTPFSPTDEAIAIAIVEAVDDSGILTLSCEEILESFNQEHDDDVEVELDEIEAVLKRIQLFDPVGIAARSLQECLCIQLNQFDKDTPLIEQTKMILTDHIDLLAARDYRTLMKKTKLKEDELKEVMTLIHTLNPKPADTIVREESEYVIPDVSVKKIKGRWVVELNPDSMPKIRVNSQYAAMSRTVKSSGDSQFIRSHLQEAKWFIKSLESRNDTLLKVTNCIVKQQQAFFEHGPEAMKPMVLNDVAEMVEMHESTISRVTTQKYMHTPRGIFELKYFFSSHVSTENGGECSSTAIRALIKKLIAAENSAKPLSDSKIADILAEQGIKVARRTIAKYRESLAIPPSNQRKSLI, encoded by the coding sequence ATGAGGCAATCATTACAGCTGCGCATGGGCCAGCAACTTACAATGACTCCACAATTGCAGCAAGCGATACGTTTGCTGCAGCTCAGTACATTGGATCTCCAGCAAGAAATACAAGAAGCACTTGATAGCAACCCGCTATTAGAAGTTGAAGAGCAAGATTACACGGAAGATTCGGCTGGAAAAAACGAGCAAAAAGCAGACACCGATGATGTAACCGTAAGCGCATCAACTGACGATTCAGCCAGCGAATACGAACAAGACAGCGGTGAAGCTTTAAATAAAGACACCGTTAGCGATGATATGGCAATGGATGTTACGTGGGATGAATACATGAGCGCCGCGCCTGCAGCTTCATCAGGCCCAATGCCAGAAGATGAGTCTATTTACCAAGGTGCTTCTACCGAAACGCTTCATGAGTATTTAATGTGGCAGCTTCAACTTACACCCTTTAGCCCTACCGACGAAGCAATTGCTATTGCCATTGTAGAAGCTGTAGATGACTCAGGTATTTTAACGTTAAGCTGCGAAGAAATTTTAGAAAGCTTTAACCAAGAGCACGATGATGACGTTGAAGTTGAACTTGATGAAATTGAAGCTGTTTTAAAGCGAATTCAATTATTTGACCCTGTAGGTATTGCAGCACGAAGCCTACAAGAGTGCTTATGTATACAGTTGAATCAATTTGATAAAGATACACCTTTAATAGAACAAACAAAAATGATCTTAACCGATCATATTGATCTATTAGCAGCTCGCGACTATCGTACATTAATGAAGAAAACAAAGCTCAAAGAAGATGAGCTTAAAGAGGTAATGACATTAATACACACTCTCAACCCAAAACCTGCTGATACCATAGTGAGGGAAGAGTCTGAGTATGTTATACCTGATGTATCGGTTAAAAAAATTAAAGGCCGCTGGGTGGTTGAGTTAAACCCAGATAGCATGCCAAAAATACGTGTAAATAGTCAGTATGCGGCTATGTCGCGTACCGTAAAATCTTCGGGTGATAGCCAATTTATTCGCTCTCACCTGCAAGAAGCTAAATGGTTTATTAAAAGCCTAGAGAGCAGAAACGATACGCTATTAAAAGTAACTAACTGTATTGTAAAACAGCAGCAGGCATTTTTTGAACATGGCCCTGAAGCCATGAAGCCTATGGTATTAAACGATGTTGCTGAAATGGTAGAAATGCACGAGTCGACAATTTCGCGTGTAACTACGCAAAAATATATGCATACACCACGTGGTATTTTTGAGCTTAAATACTTTTTCTCAAGCCATGTAAGCACCGAAAACGGTGGTGAGTGCTCATCTACAGCAATACGCGCCTTGATTAAAAAGCTAATTGCCGCGGAAAACTCAGCTAAACCATTGAGTGATAGCAAAATTGCGGATATATTGGCAGAGCAAGGAATTAAAGTAGCTAGACGCACAATAGCAAAATACCGTGAATCGCTAGCTATTCCACCGTCAAATCAGAGAAAGAGTTTGATATAA